In Corylus avellana chromosome ca2, CavTom2PMs-1.0, the following proteins share a genomic window:
- the LOC132168732 gene encoding uncharacterized protein LOC132168732, which produces MSEVNHQRIKTNGIWMHIAEQGTGPLVLLLHGFPEFWYSWRHQITFLANHGYHVVAPDLRGCGDSDSPLSPNSYTIIHLVGDLIGLLDHFGEQQAFVVGNDWGAVAGWHLSLLRPDRVKGLVTLNVPYFQRSYSYAAVEHFRQTFGEGCFICQFQEPGRAERAFARYDYLIVMKKFLLSTKRDYLVAPLGMEIIDYLETPSVLPKWITEEQLQVYADKFQESGFTGALNYYRAMDLNWELLAPWQGSKVTVPTKFMIGDKDLGFESIGTRQYVTGEVFKGLVPNLEVVILDGHHFIQQEKAQEVSDEILSFLHKFTMN; this is translated from the exons ATGAGTGAGGTGAATCACCAAAGGATCAAAACCAATGGAATATGGATGCACATAGCAGAGCAAGGGACTGGGCCACTGGTGCTTCTTCTTCATGGCTTCCCAGAATTTTGGTATTCATGGCGCCACCAAATCACCTTTTTGGCCAACCATGGCTATCATGTCGTTGCACCTGACTTGAGAGGCTGTGGTGACTCTGACTCTCCTCTCAGCCCCAACTCCTACACTATAATACATCTTGTTGGTGACCTCATAGGCCTTCTTGACCATTTTGGTGAACAGCAG GCATTTGTGGTGGGAAATGACTGGGGAGCAGTTGCTGGGTGGCATCTGAGCTTGTTAAGGCCTGATAGAGTCAAGGGACTAGTCACTTTAAATGTTCCATACTTTCAAAGATCTTATAGTTATGCAGCTGTTGAACATTTCAGACAAACTTTTGGAGAAGGGTGTTTCATCTGTCAGTTTCAG GAACCGGGAAGAGCAGAGCGGGCTTTCGCAAGGTATGATTATTTGATAGTGATGAAGAAGTTCTTGCTCTCAACCAAGAGGGATTATCTGGTAGCTCCTCTAGGTATGGAGATCATTGATTACCTGGAGACACCATCGGTGTTGCCAAAATGGATTACTGAAGAGCAACTCCAGGTCTATGCAGACAAGTTCCAAGAATCTGGCTTCACGGGTGCCCTCAATTATTATCGTGCTATGGACCT GAACTGGGAGCTTCTGGCACCATGGCAAGGATCAAAAGTTACTGTCCCAACAAAATTCATGATAGGTGACAAAGATCTCGGTTTTGAATCTATTGGTACAAGACAATATGTGACGGGGGAAGTTTTCAAGGGACTTGTCCCCAACCTAGAAGTTGTTATACTAGATGGGCACCATTTTATTCAACAGGAGAAAGCTCAAGAAGTCTCAGATGAAATTCTTTCCTTCCTTCACAAATTTACTATGAATTAG